In Lactobacillus sp. PV012, one genomic interval encodes:
- a CDS encoding NCS2 family permease: MNFVKQYFKLDSLGTNIQTEFLAGLTTFISMSYILFVNPSVLGASGMNTGAVFTATALSAALGTAIMGIVANYPIGEAPALGINAFFAYTVCIGMHVSWQTALASVFVASIIFILITLFKLREKIIDSIPADLKFAISSGIGLFIAFLGFQNGGLIVANKSTLVGLGSLHNPLVWITIVGLFITIILMILGVPGAIFIGMIGASIFGICTGQISLPHKFISLAPSLAPTFGQAIFHLKDINTLQMWVVVLTFLLVTFFDTAGTLIGLAQQAGFMKNNKMPRVGKALAADSTAMLFGSIFGTSPVGAYVESSAGIAIGGRSGLTAVFVAIFFLISMIFSPLLSVFTVQVTAPALIIVGVLMAQNTAHIHWNKLEIAVPAFLILIGMPLSYSISDGLAWGMITYPISMVAARRYKEVTPMMWVLFVIFIIFLWVLNFK; encoded by the coding sequence ATGAACTTCGTAAAACAATATTTTAAATTGGATAGCCTCGGGACCAATATTCAAACCGAGTTTTTGGCAGGACTCACCACTTTCATTAGTATGTCCTATATCCTTTTCGTTAATCCCTCTGTTTTAGGAGCAAGCGGCATGAATACCGGTGCCGTATTTACTGCTACTGCTCTTTCAGCAGCCTTAGGTACTGCAATCATGGGAATCGTTGCCAATTATCCTATTGGAGAAGCACCAGCTCTGGGAATTAACGCATTTTTTGCTTATACGGTTTGTATTGGAATGCACGTTTCTTGGCAAACAGCTTTAGCTAGTGTATTTGTCGCTTCCATAATTTTCATTTTAATTACCCTCTTTAAATTACGCGAAAAAATTATCGATTCAATTCCAGCTGATTTAAAATTTGCAATTTCTTCAGGTATTGGTCTTTTTATTGCCTTTCTAGGTTTTCAAAATGGTGGCTTAATTGTTGCTAATAAATCAACTTTAGTTGGGCTTGGTTCTCTTCATAACCCACTTGTTTGGATTACAATTGTTGGATTATTTATTACAATTATCCTAATGATTTTAGGAGTTCCAGGAGCAATTTTTATTGGAATGATTGGTGCTTCAATTTTTGGAATATGCACTGGACAAATTTCACTTCCTCACAAATTTATTTCTTTGGCACCAAGCTTAGCTCCAACTTTTGGCCAAGCAATTTTTCACTTAAAAGATATTAATACTCTACAAATGTGGGTAGTTGTTTTAACCTTCCTATTAGTTACTTTCTTTGATACAGCCGGAACATTAATTGGGTTAGCGCAACAAGCTGGTTTTATGAAAAATAATAAAATGCCTCGTGTGGGAAAAGCGTTGGCTGCTGATTCTACTGCAATGCTATTTGGATCAATTTTCGGAACTTCTCCTGTTGGAGCTTACGTTGAATCAAGTGCTGGGATTGCAATTGGCGGTCGTTCTGGTTTAACCGCTGTTTTCGTTGCCATCTTTTTCTTGATTTCAATGATTTTTAGTCCTCTTCTTAGTGTCTTTACTGTTCAAGTAACTGCTCCCGCATTAATTATTGTCGGTGTATTAATGGCCCAAAATACTGCTCATATTCATTGGAATAAATTAGAAATTGCTGTTCCTGCATTTTTAATTTTAATCGGAATGCCACTTAGTTATAGTATTTCTGATGGACTTGCCTGGGGAATGATAACTTATCCAATTTCGATGGTAGCTGCCCGCCGCTATAAAGAAGTCACACCAATGATGTGGGTACTATTTGTAATCTTCATCATCTTCTTGTGGGTACTAAATTTTAAATAG
- a CDS encoding NCS2 family permease gives MQTLNKVFHLQDAHTTVKKEFIAALTTFVSLSYILFVNPNILSAAGINKGAAFTVTAIATAIGCVLMGLIANYPIALAPTLGSAAFFSYNVVIGMHINWQTALASVLVASILFILITIFKLREKVVDAIPQDLKYAISAGIGLFIAFIGLQNGKLIVDNKSSLVGLGSFSNPAVWITLFGLVLTVILLAAKVPGSIFIGMIVTAIFGIFIGQIATPQGIISTPPSIAPTFGQAVFHLSDINTPQLFMVVLTFLLVTFFDTAGTLIGMTQQAGLVDKNGKIPRIGKAFLSDSLAMVEGSILGTAPLGTSVESSAGIAMGGKTGLTAIFVGILFLISMIFSPLLAVIPTTVTAPALIIVGVLMAGNLKRIDWDKFEVAFPAFLVVVGMPLTYSISDGLALGMIAYPITMIAAKRYKEISPMMYILFVLFIIFFLITNMG, from the coding sequence ATGCAGACATTAAACAAGGTCTTTCATTTACAAGATGCTCATACCACTGTCAAAAAAGAGTTTATTGCAGCTCTTACTACTTTTGTCAGTCTCTCCTACATCTTATTTGTTAACCCTAATATTTTAAGTGCAGCTGGAATTAACAAAGGAGCTGCCTTTACTGTAACTGCTATCGCAACCGCTATTGGATGTGTTTTGATGGGATTAATTGCAAACTACCCGATTGCTCTAGCACCTACTTTGGGTAGTGCTGCCTTTTTCTCATACAATGTTGTCATTGGGATGCATATCAATTGGCAAACTGCCTTAGCTAGTGTCTTAGTAGCTTCAATTTTATTTATTTTAATTACAATTTTTAAACTAAGAGAAAAAGTTGTTGATGCCATCCCTCAAGACTTAAAATATGCCATTTCTGCTGGGATCGGTTTATTTATTGCCTTTATTGGGTTACAAAATGGTAAATTAATTGTTGATAACAAATCTTCTCTTGTTGGATTAGGTTCTTTTAGCAATCCAGCAGTTTGGATTACTTTATTTGGATTAGTACTTACAGTGATCTTATTAGCTGCTAAAGTACCGGGGTCCATTTTTATTGGAATGATTGTAACTGCTATTTTTGGAATTTTTATCGGTCAGATTGCTACACCACAAGGTATTATTTCTACTCCGCCTTCAATTGCACCAACTTTTGGCCAAGCAGTTTTTCATTTAAGTGATATCAATACCCCACAACTATTTATGGTTGTTTTAACCTTCCTATTAGTTACATTTTTTGATACAGCAGGTACTTTAATTGGAATGACCCAACAAGCTGGTTTAGTAGATAAAAATGGTAAAATTCCTCGTATTGGAAAAGCATTCTTATCTGATTCTCTAGCAATGGTTGAAGGATCTATTTTGGGTACTGCTCCCCTTGGAACTTCAGTAGAATCAAGTGCAGGAATTGCTATGGGTGGTAAAACAGGACTAACTGCTATCTTTGTGGGAATTTTATTTTTGATTTCAATGATTTTTAGTCCTTTACTTGCTGTCATCCCTACGACTGTTACCGCTCCCGCCTTAATTATTGTTGGGGTCTTAATGGCAGGTAATCTAAAAAGAATCGACTGGGATAAGTTTGAAGTTGCCTTCCCTGCTTTCTTAGTTGTGGTTGGAATGCCTCTTACTTACTCTATTTCTGATGGATTAGCCTTGGGAATGATTGCTTATCCCATTACCATGATTGCTGCAAAGCGTTATAAAGAAATTTCCCCAATGATGTACATCTTATTTGTCTTATTCATCATCTTTTTCTTAATTACCAACATGGGATAA
- a CDS encoding peptide deformylase produces the protein MSKKSIVKDVMFLSQKSTPATTADIQVAQDLTDTLIANKERAVGLAANMIGVQKNIIAFFAGPLPMVMFNPRIINKSGEYHTQEGCLSLSGQRPTTRYREITVEFQNHNFEKTTQSFTGFVAEVIQHEIDHTKGIII, from the coding sequence ATGAGTAAAAAATCAATTGTTAAAGATGTGATGTTTTTATCACAAAAAAGTACTCCTGCCACAACTGCGGACATCCAAGTGGCTCAAGATTTAACCGATACTTTGATTGCTAACAAAGAACGTGCAGTTGGACTAGCAGCTAATATGATTGGCGTGCAAAAGAATATTATTGCTTTTTTCGCTGGGCCACTTCCAATGGTGATGTTTAATCCAAGAATTATTAATAAATCAGGAGAATATCATACGCAAGAGGGATGCCTTTCACTAAGTGGGCAGCGACCAACAACACGTTACCGGGAAATAACTGTTGAATTTCAAAATCATAATTTCGAAAAGACAACTCAATCATTTACAGGATTTGTTGCAGAAGTGATTCAACATGAAATTGATCATACTAAGGGAATTATTATTTAA